The Rubrobacter calidifluminis genome contains a region encoding:
- a CDS encoding 8-oxoguanine deaminase: MAGRLLIEGCAIAAVGAEGAEHARGHLVIEDGRIAAVGEGPVPGRLREGARVVDGRGRLATPALVNCHHHLYQWATRGMAQQEGLFGWLSGLYPLWACIDEEVEHAAASAGLTALALSGCATTTDHHYVFPHGAGDLFAAEVEAAREVGLRFHPTRGSMDLGESRGGLPPDGVVEDLEEILAASEEAVDRYHDPSPGSMLRVALAPCSPFSVTRELMAESARLAREKGVRLHTHLAETVDEEEYCRERYGVRPAEYLEELGWISDDVWLAHCVHLDGGEVRRFGRAGTGVAHCPSSNGRLGAGIAPVAEMLGAGVPVGLGVDGAASNEAGELAGEMRQALLLARLEGGPGALTARQALELATLGGARCLGREDEIGSLEPGKLADVALWRLDDLWHAGVEDPVAALVFGRTPRVETLFVGGRAVVEGGEITTVDEEEVANELSAAGRRLAARFEEVRGR; the protein is encoded by the coding sequence ATGGCCGGAAGGCTTCTCATCGAGGGGTGCGCCATCGCCGCGGTGGGCGCGGAGGGGGCCGAGCACGCCCGCGGGCACCTCGTGATAGAGGACGGACGCATCGCCGCGGTCGGCGAGGGGCCCGTCCCCGGGAGGTTGCGGGAGGGGGCGCGGGTGGTGGATGGTCGGGGTCGTCTGGCCACACCAGCGCTCGTCAACTGCCACCACCACCTCTACCAGTGGGCGACGCGTGGGATGGCCCAGCAGGAGGGCCTCTTCGGGTGGCTCTCAGGGCTCTATCCCCTCTGGGCCTGCATCGACGAGGAGGTGGAGCACGCGGCCGCTTCGGCCGGGCTTACGGCGCTCGCGCTCTCCGGGTGCGCGACCACGACCGACCACCACTACGTCTTCCCGCACGGGGCGGGTGATCTCTTCGCCGCCGAGGTGGAGGCGGCGAGGGAGGTGGGATTGCGCTTCCATCCCACGCGGGGATCGATGGACCTCGGGGAGTCGCGGGGCGGGCTGCCCCCGGACGGGGTGGTGGAGGATCTGGAGGAGATCCTCGCGGCGAGCGAGGAGGCGGTGGACCGCTACCACGATCCCTCGCCGGGTTCGATGCTGCGCGTCGCGCTCGCCCCCTGCTCGCCCTTCTCCGTCACGCGTGAGCTCATGGCCGAGAGCGCCAGGCTCGCGCGCGAGAAAGGGGTCAGGCTGCACACCCACCTCGCCGAGACCGTCGACGAAGAAGAGTACTGCCGGGAGCGCTACGGCGTGCGGCCCGCGGAGTATCTGGAGGAACTCGGCTGGATCTCCGACGACGTCTGGCTCGCCCACTGCGTCCACCTCGATGGCGGGGAGGTGCGGCGCTTCGGGCGGGCGGGGACCGGCGTCGCGCACTGCCCCTCGTCCAACGGCAGGCTCGGGGCCGGGATAGCGCCGGTCGCGGAGATGCTCGGGGCCGGGGTGCCGGTCGGTCTCGGGGTGGACGGGGCTGCCTCCAACGAGGCCGGGGAACTCGCGGGCGAGATGCGGCAGGCGCTCCTTCTGGCGCGGCTCGAGGGAGGTCCCGGGGCGCTCACGGCCCGTCAGGCGCTCGAGCTCGCCACGCTGGGCGGGGCGCGTTGCCTGGGGAGGGAGGACGAGATCGGCTCGCTCGAGCCCGGCAAGCTCGCCGACGTCGCGCTCTGGAGGCTCGACGATCTGTGGCACGCCGGGGTCGAGGATCCCGTCGCCGCGCTCGTCTTCGGACGCACCCCGCGCGTCGAGACGCTCTTCGTCGGCGGGCGGGCGGTGGTCGAGGGCGGGGAGATCACGACCGTCGATGAAGAAGAGGTGGCGAATGAGCTCTCCGCGGCGGGCCGCAGGCTCGCCGCGAGGTTCGAGGAGGTTCGAGGGAGATGA
- the pucD gene encoding xanthine dehydrogenase subunit D, giving the protein MTLQSAVPVRTRPQVPGKIGQSTTRSDGVPKVKGEFEYSSDLWMEGMLWGATLRSPHPSAIIRSLDTSAAEAVPGVYAVLTHEDVPGRKVYGMEVPDQPVLAWERVRYVGEPVALVAADHPETARRALEKIEVDYEVLEPLTDAEEALREDAPKLHPSGNLLKHVHIVHGDVEKAASEAEVVVEGEYEVGMQDQAFLGPESGLAVPDGQGGVDLYVSTQWLHIDQKQICESLGLPPERVRLTLSGVGGAFGGREDLSMQIHACLLALETGRPVKMVYNREESFYGHVHRHPCRMRYEHGAKKDGTLLYVKARIVLDGGAYASSSNAVCLNAGTFACGPYRVPNALVDSYMLYTNNPPCGAMRGFGAVQVCFAYEAQMDRLAKKLGMDPVELRIKNAIEPGDRFPFGQEVPYPAPVAEILRRVKEMPLPEEKEFAGRDVRELPGGVSNVTHGEGVVRGVGYAVGFKNIGFSAGFDDYSTARVTLAAEDGEPLARVHTAAAEVGQGLVTVEAQIARTELGVERVEVMNADTSVGSAGSSSASRQTYVTGSAVKLACEAVRKRLFERAAAELGEDPECLALEDGWVVRDGEALVPVADLLEGEEIEETVEYHHRPTEPLDERGQGDAHLQFAFAAHRAVVEVDAELGLVRVVEIATAQDVGKAINPQAVEGQIEGGVAQGLGLALLEEIQVKEGRIQNASFTDYLLPTILDMPPVRSEILELADPEAPYGLKGVGEPPTISSTAAIVAALRDATGRELTRVPVRPEHIVGEGAGRGVGDVVGR; this is encoded by the coding sequence ATGACGCTTCAGAGTGCAGTTCCGGTCCGGACGCGTCCTCAGGTTCCCGGGAAGATCGGGCAGAGCACCACCCGCTCCGACGGCGTCCCGAAGGTGAAGGGGGAGTTCGAGTACTCCTCGGATCTGTGGATGGAGGGGATGCTGTGGGGTGCGACGCTGAGGAGCCCGCACCCCTCCGCCATCATCCGCTCGCTGGACACCTCCGCGGCCGAGGCGGTGCCGGGCGTCTACGCCGTTCTGACCCACGAGGACGTACCCGGCAGGAAGGTCTACGGGATGGAGGTTCCCGACCAGCCGGTCCTCGCCTGGGAGAGGGTGCGGTATGTCGGGGAGCCGGTCGCGCTCGTCGCCGCCGACCACCCCGAGACCGCCCGGAGGGCGCTGGAGAAGATAGAGGTCGACTACGAGGTCCTCGAGCCCCTCACCGACGCGGAGGAGGCGCTGCGGGAGGACGCGCCGAAGCTTCATCCCTCGGGCAATCTGCTCAAGCACGTCCACATCGTCCACGGCGACGTCGAGAAGGCCGCCTCCGAGGCCGAGGTCGTGGTCGAGGGGGAGTACGAGGTCGGGATGCAGGACCAGGCGTTCCTGGGGCCCGAGTCCGGGCTCGCGGTCCCCGACGGACAGGGAGGGGTGGACCTCTACGTCTCGACCCAGTGGCTGCACATAGACCAGAAGCAGATCTGCGAGTCGCTCGGGCTCCCGCCGGAGCGGGTGCGCCTGACGCTCTCGGGGGTCGGCGGGGCGTTCGGGGGCCGGGAGGACCTCTCGATGCAGATCCACGCGTGTCTGCTCGCGCTCGAGACCGGGCGCCCGGTGAAGATGGTCTACAACCGGGAGGAGTCCTTCTACGGACACGTCCACCGCCATCCCTGCCGGATGCGCTACGAGCACGGGGCGAAGAAGGACGGCACCCTCCTCTACGTGAAGGCCCGCATCGTCCTCGACGGCGGGGCCTATGCCTCGAGCTCGAACGCGGTGTGCCTGAACGCCGGCACCTTCGCCTGCGGCCCCTACCGGGTGCCGAACGCCCTGGTCGACAGCTACATGCTCTACACCAACAACCCGCCGTGCGGCGCTATGCGGGGCTTCGGGGCCGTGCAGGTCTGCTTCGCCTACGAGGCGCAGATGGACAGGCTCGCCAAAAAACTCGGCATGGACCCGGTCGAGCTCAGGATCAAGAACGCCATCGAGCCCGGAGACCGCTTCCCGTTCGGGCAGGAGGTCCCCTACCCGGCGCCGGTCGCGGAGATCCTCAGGCGGGTGAAGGAGATGCCCCTGCCGGAGGAGAAGGAGTTTGCGGGCCGGGATGTACGCGAGCTCCCCGGCGGGGTCTCGAACGTCACCCACGGGGAGGGCGTCGTTCGAGGCGTGGGGTACGCGGTCGGGTTCAAGAACATCGGGTTCTCGGCGGGCTTCGACGACTACTCCACGGCGCGCGTCACCCTCGCCGCGGAGGACGGAGAGCCGCTGGCGCGGGTGCACACCGCCGCGGCCGAGGTCGGACAGGGGCTCGTGACGGTGGAGGCCCAGATCGCGCGCACCGAGCTCGGGGTGGAGCGGGTGGAGGTCATGAACGCCGACACGAGCGTGGGCTCGGCGGGCTCCTCTTCGGCCTCCCGGCAGACCTACGTGACGGGATCTGCGGTGAAGCTGGCGTGCGAGGCGGTCAGAAAACGCCTCTTCGAGCGGGCGGCGGCGGAGCTCGGGGAGGATCCGGAGTGCCTTGCGCTCGAGGACGGCTGGGTCGTGCGCGACGGGGAGGCGCTCGTCCCGGTCGCAGACCTCCTCGAGGGAGAGGAGATCGAGGAGACCGTCGAGTACCACCACCGTCCGACCGAGCCGCTGGACGAGCGGGGGCAGGGGGATGCCCACCTGCAGTTCGCCTTCGCCGCCCACCGGGCGGTCGTGGAGGTCGACGCCGAGCTCGGGCTGGTGCGGGTCGTCGAGATCGCGACCGCCCAGGACGTGGGTAAGGCCATAAACCCGCAGGCGGTCGAGGGTCAGATCGAGGGCGGGGTGGCCCAGGGGCTGGGGCTCGCGCTCCTGGAGGAGATCCAGGTGAAGGAGGGAAGGATCCAGAACGCCTCCTTCACCGACTACCTGCTCCCGACGATCCTGGACATGCCTCCGGTACGCTCGGAGATCCTCGAGCTCGCGGACCCGGAGGCTCCCTACGGCCTCAAAGGCGTCGGCGAGCCGCCGACGATCTCCTCGACCGCGGCGATAGTCGCCGCGCTGCGCGACGCGACCGGGCGGGAGCTCACCCGCGTGCCGGTGCGCCCGGAGCACATCGTCGGGGAAGGGGCAGGACGTGGCGTCGGAGATGTGGTGGGGAGGTGA
- a CDS encoding solute carrier family 23 protein, with amino-acid sequence MSETTAGRTRVRHPVDEVLPAGKLAVYGFQHVLAFYAGAVIVPILLAGAIGLSKEHLVYLISADLFTCGIASIIQSVGFWEVGVRLPLLQGVTFTAVAPMIAIGKANGGGVKGLLVIYGSIIVAGIFTFLLAPYFSRIIRFFPPVVTGTVITVIGVTLVPVAIQDAGGGDPSAPSFGSLQNITLALFVLVLILVLYRVFRDRFLSTIAVLIGLAVGTAVSAALGVADFGQVSKSAWLGVTTPFHYGLPHFQIAAIISMVIVMLITMIETTGDTFATGEIVGKRLGPRDIARALRADGLSTLIGGILNSFPYTCFAENIGLVRLTAVKSRWVVASAGGIMILLGLFPKLAAIVASIPTPVIGGAALALFGTVAAIGIQTLQRVDFSRTSNVLIVAVSIGFALTPVVFPQFFQHFPSSFQVVLGSGITLGSICAFVLNFVFNVLGGERRETAAGLQGRLTLDEINRMSREEFAGRFGRLFEGGRWVAEEAYDRRPFASVYELRSAFQDALLEADPERQLALIRSYPPLGVIDLSDEALAGELGLTPSEYEALTSAASGGVLGPESLRDRAAAGLDTLSPEEYDEFLRLNRAYREKFGFPLVIALRERESKQEVLEAGRARLANSPAQERMAAMVEIAKIAGYRLEDIVEESGGVTVGSES; translated from the coding sequence ATGTCTGAGACTACGGCCGGGCGCACCCGCGTCCGCCATCCCGTGGACGAGGTACTGCCCGCGGGCAAGCTCGCGGTCTACGGTTTTCAGCACGTGCTGGCGTTCTACGCCGGGGCGGTCATCGTCCCGATACTGCTCGCCGGGGCGATAGGGCTGAGCAAGGAGCACCTCGTCTACCTGATAAGCGCCGACCTCTTCACGTGCGGGATAGCCTCGATCATCCAGTCGGTCGGGTTCTGGGAGGTCGGGGTGCGGCTGCCGCTGCTGCAGGGGGTGACCTTCACCGCCGTCGCCCCGATGATCGCCATCGGCAAGGCCAACGGCGGCGGGGTGAAGGGGTTGCTGGTGATCTACGGTTCGATCATCGTCGCCGGCATCTTCACCTTCCTGCTCGCCCCGTACTTCAGCCGCATCATCCGCTTCTTCCCCCCGGTGGTGACGGGCACCGTGATCACCGTGATCGGGGTGACGCTCGTGCCGGTGGCGATCCAGGACGCCGGGGGCGGGGACCCGAGCGCCCCGAGCTTCGGGAGCCTGCAGAACATCACGCTCGCCCTCTTCGTGCTCGTCCTCATCCTCGTCCTCTACCGGGTCTTCCGGGACCGCTTCCTGAGCACGATAGCCGTCCTGATCGGGCTGGCGGTGGGCACCGCGGTCTCGGCGGCGCTCGGGGTGGCGGACTTCGGACAGGTCTCGAAGTCCGCCTGGCTCGGGGTGACGACCCCGTTCCACTACGGGCTGCCGCACTTCCAGATCGCCGCGATAATCTCGATGGTGATCGTCATGCTCATCACCATGATCGAGACGACCGGCGATACCTTCGCGACCGGCGAGATCGTCGGTAAGCGCCTCGGTCCCAGGGACATCGCCCGCGCGCTGCGGGCCGACGGGCTCTCGACGCTCATCGGCGGCATCCTGAACTCCTTCCCCTACACCTGCTTCGCGGAGAACATCGGGCTGGTCCGGCTGACGGCAGTCAAGAGCCGGTGGGTCGTGGCCTCGGCGGGGGGCATCATGATCCTGCTCGGGCTCTTCCCCAAGCTCGCCGCGATCGTCGCCTCGATCCCCACGCCGGTCATCGGCGGGGCGGCTCTCGCGCTCTTCGGCACCGTGGCGGCGATAGGCATCCAGACGCTGCAGCGGGTCGACTTCAGCCGCACCAGCAACGTGCTCATCGTCGCGGTGAGCATCGGCTTCGCCCTGACCCCGGTGGTCTTCCCCCAGTTCTTCCAGCACTTCCCCTCCTCGTTCCAGGTGGTGCTCGGGAGCGGCATCACGCTCGGGAGCATCTGCGCTTTCGTCCTGAACTTCGTCTTCAACGTGCTGGGCGGCGAGCGACGCGAAACCGCCGCGGGACTCCAGGGAAGGCTCACCCTCGACGAGATCAACCGGATGAGCCGGGAGGAGTTCGCCGGGCGTTTCGGCCGGCTCTTCGAGGGGGGGCGCTGGGTCGCGGAGGAGGCCTACGACCGCCGGCCGTTCGCGAGCGTCTACGAGCTGCGCAGCGCCTTCCAGGACGCCCTGCTCGAGGCCGACCCCGAGCGCCAGCTCGCCCTCATCCGCTCCTACCCGCCGCTCGGCGTAATAGACCTCTCCGACGAGGCGCTCGCCGGGGAGCTGGGTCTCACCCCATCGGAGTACGAGGCGCTCACCAGCGCCGCCTCCGGCGGGGTGCTCGGACCGGAGTCGCTGCGCGACCGCGCCGCGGCGGGCCTCGACACCCTCAGCCCGGAGGAGTACGATGAATTCCTGCGTCTCAACCGGGCCTACCGGGAGAAGTTCGGCTTCCCGCTCGTGATCGCGCTGCGCGAGCGCGAGAGCAAGCAGGAGGTGCTCGAGGCTGGCCGGGCGCGCCTGGCGAACTCCCCGGCGCAGGAGCGGATGGCGGCGATGGTCGAGATCGCCAAGATCGCCGGCTACCGGCTGGAGGATATCGTGGAGGAGTCCGGCGGCGTGACGGTCGGGAGCGAAAGTTGA
- a CDS encoding nucleoside deaminase: MSLPAVTIELPDWMEEAAPGGLLCPTREDRMRFVVDLARENVRQKTGGPFGAAVFEPDSGRLIAPGVNLVYTTNLSCAHAEIVALSVAQRILGSFDLGEGGPLELVTSTEPCAMCFGGVIWSGVKSLVCGAREQDARAIGFDEGPKVPDWPEELSRRGISIARDVCRAEAASVLEEYAENGGVIYNARR, translated from the coding sequence TTGAGCCTGCCGGCGGTCACCATCGAGCTGCCGGACTGGATGGAGGAGGCCGCTCCCGGCGGCCTCCTCTGCCCGACCCGCGAGGACCGGATGCGCTTCGTCGTGGACCTCGCCCGGGAGAACGTCCGCCAGAAGACCGGCGGACCGTTCGGCGCGGCCGTCTTCGAGCCGGATTCCGGCCGGCTCATAGCCCCCGGTGTCAACCTGGTCTACACCACGAACCTCTCCTGCGCCCACGCGGAGATCGTCGCCCTCTCGGTCGCCCAGAGGATCCTCGGCAGCTTCGACCTGGGCGAGGGCGGCCCCCTCGAGCTCGTCACCAGCACCGAGCCGTGCGCCATGTGCTTCGGCGGCGTGATCTGGTCCGGCGTCAAGAGCCTCGTCTGCGGCGCCCGCGAACAAGACGCCCGCGCCATAGGCTTCGACGAAGGCCCCAAGGTCCCCGACTGGCCCGAAGAACTCTCCCGCCGCGGGATCTCCATCGCCCGCGACGTCTGCCGCGCGGAGGCCGCCTCCGTCCTTGAAGAGTACGCAGAGAACGGCGGCGTGATCTACAACGCCCGCCGGTGA
- a CDS encoding nucleobase:cation symporter-2 family protein has protein sequence MDRGVGGGRDPVDEVLPVGKMAVFGLQHVLAMYAGVIAVPLIIASAIGLPEREVTYITAASFFVCGVATLIQSVGFWRVGIRLPIVQGTSFVTVSPMIAIGGHYGLKGIYGSVIAAGVFGFLISPYYSKLLRFFPPVVSGSVITVIGLSLTPVAIGWAAGGQPGQKGYGAPENILVALITLVLVLAITRFFGGFIGRIAVLLGLVIGTVIAAFFGMVDISGVGKAGWFGVTTPFHYGLPAFHLVPIVTMMLAMLVIMVETTSDMLAIGEIVGKPLREGEEERLADGLRADSLSTVIGGVLNTYPFSAFAQNVGLVRYTNLKSRFIVAAGGVILVLLGLFPKFAALVTAIPLPVLGGAGLVLFGTVAASGVQTLSRVDLSDNRNITIVAVSLALGILPAVAPTFYDRLPDWVQVVFGSGITSASIAAIVLNVGFHILGGGTGRRPAPATEAVEHAQQAEEV, from the coding sequence ATGGATCGGGGAGTAGGCGGGGGCAGGGATCCGGTAGACGAGGTATTGCCGGTTGGGAAGATGGCGGTCTTCGGGCTGCAGCACGTTCTGGCGATGTACGCCGGGGTGATAGCGGTACCGTTGATCATCGCGTCGGCGATAGGGTTGCCGGAGCGGGAGGTGACGTACATAACGGCGGCGAGTTTCTTCGTGTGCGGGGTGGCGACCCTGATCCAGAGCGTCGGGTTCTGGAGGGTCGGGATACGGCTGCCGATCGTGCAGGGGACCTCGTTCGTGACGGTGAGCCCGATGATCGCGATCGGGGGGCACTATGGGTTGAAAGGGATCTACGGTTCTGTGATCGCGGCGGGGGTCTTCGGGTTTCTCATCAGCCCTTACTACTCGAAGCTCCTGCGGTTCTTCCCGCCGGTGGTGAGCGGGTCGGTGATCACGGTGATCGGGCTCTCCCTGACGCCGGTGGCGATAGGCTGGGCCGCCGGGGGACAGCCGGGGCAGAAGGGCTACGGCGCGCCGGAGAACATCCTGGTCGCGCTCATCACGCTGGTCCTGGTGCTCGCCATCACACGCTTCTTCGGCGGGTTCATAGGCAGGATAGCTGTTCTGCTCGGGCTGGTGATCGGGACGGTCATCGCCGCGTTCTTCGGGATGGTGGACATAAGCGGGGTCGGGAAGGCCGGCTGGTTCGGGGTGACGACCCCGTTCCACTACGGGCTTCCTGCCTTCCATCTCGTTCCCATCGTAACGATGATGCTCGCGATGCTCGTCATAATGGTCGAGACGACCTCCGACATGCTCGCGATCGGCGAGATCGTGGGCAAGCCGCTGCGGGAAGGAGAGGAGGAACGGCTCGCGGACGGCCTGAGGGCCGACAGCCTCTCGACGGTCATCGGGGGAGTTCTCAACACCTACCCGTTCAGCGCCTTCGCGCAGAACGTCGGCCTCGTCCGCTACACCAACCTCAAGAGCCGCTTCATCGTCGCCGCGGGCGGGGTCATCCTGGTGCTGCTCGGGCTCTTCCCCAAGTTCGCTGCGCTGGTCACCGCGATCCCGCTGCCGGTCCTCGGCGGGGCCGGGCTCGTGCTCTTCGGAACCGTGGCCGCCTCCGGGGTGCAGACGCTCTCGCGGGTGGACCTCTCGGACAACCGCAACATCACTATCGTGGCGGTGAGCCTCGCGCTCGGGATCCTGCCGGCAGTAGCGCCGACCTTCTACGACAGGCTCCCCGACTGGGTGCAGGTCGTCTTCGGCAGCGGGATCACCTCCGCGAGCATCGCGGCGATAGTCCTCAACGTCGGCTTCCACATCCTCGGGGGAGGGACTGGGAGACGGCCCGCCCCCGCGACCGAGGCCGTCGAGCACGCGCAGCAGGCGGAGGAGGTCTAG
- the uraD gene encoding 2-oxo-4-hydroxy-4-carboxy-5-ureidoimidazoline decarboxylase has protein sequence MSGGTTLREVNALSREEFVERFGSLFEHSPWVAWRAWEERPFGSVAELEAALRRAVQEASREEKLALIRAHPELAVPEGDLTPESEREQRSAGLDGLGEGERKEFLRLNRAYRERFGFPYVVCVREHTRDSILEDARRRLAGEREEEIENALGEIAKISSLRLRDMLEGDDGE, from the coding sequence GTGTCGGGGGGGACGACGCTCCGGGAGGTGAACGCGCTCTCACGCGAGGAGTTCGTGGAGAGGTTCGGATCCCTCTTCGAGCACTCGCCCTGGGTGGCCTGGCGGGCGTGGGAGGAGCGGCCGTTCGGGAGCGTGGCGGAGCTCGAGGCGGCGTTGCGCCGGGCGGTGCAGGAGGCTTCGCGGGAGGAGAAGCTCGCCCTGATCCGGGCGCACCCCGAGCTCGCCGTCCCCGAGGGCGATCTCACCCCCGAGTCGGAGCGCGAGCAGCGCTCGGCCGGGCTCGACGGGCTGGGGGAGGGAGAGCGCAAGGAGTTCCTCCGGCTCAACCGGGCCTACCGGGAGAGGTTCGGCTTCCCCTACGTGGTGTGCGTCAGGGAGCACACCAGGGATTCGATCCTCGAGGATGCCCGCCGGCGGCTCGCGGGCGAGAGAGAGGAGGAGATAGAGAACGCGCTCGGGGAGATCGCCAAGATCTCCTCGCTGCGGCTCAGGGACATGCTGGAAGGAGATGATGGAGAGTGA
- the pucL gene encoding factor-independent urate hydroxylase has product MTQAKKGGKVAPGTCNYGKSDIRLVKVFRNGERHDLTEVHVDVMLFGDFEGIYRDGDNTGALATDTMRNTVYALAKDHLEKDEIERFGMRLVEHFIEAGPLVRRARIEFTEHPWERIEVDGRPHEHSFVRAAGVRTARVEGGEDGRMHVEAGIDDLLVLKTTNSGWEGYLHERFTTLPETNDRILSTVVTANWEYNTTGADFSGVWRGVREQILATLTDHYSPSVQNTLYRMGEAVLERFPEIERIHFSLPNRHHILYDLGRFGIENEGVIFHADAEPYGLIEGTVERSS; this is encoded by the coding sequence GTGACGCAGGCGAAGAAAGGCGGCAAGGTCGCGCCCGGCACCTGCAACTACGGCAAGTCGGACATCCGGCTCGTCAAGGTCTTCCGGAACGGCGAGAGGCACGACCTCACCGAGGTGCACGTCGACGTGATGCTCTTCGGCGATTTCGAGGGCATCTACCGCGACGGGGACAACACCGGGGCGCTCGCCACCGACACCATGCGCAATACCGTCTACGCGCTGGCGAAGGATCACCTGGAGAAGGACGAGATAGAGCGCTTCGGAATGAGGCTCGTCGAGCACTTCATAGAAGCCGGGCCGCTCGTGCGCCGCGCCCGGATAGAGTTCACCGAGCATCCCTGGGAGCGCATCGAGGTCGATGGCAGGCCGCACGAGCATTCCTTCGTCCGCGCCGCCGGGGTGCGCACGGCGCGGGTGGAGGGCGGCGAGGACGGACGGATGCACGTCGAGGCCGGGATCGACGACCTGCTCGTGCTAAAGACCACCAACTCCGGCTGGGAGGGGTACCTGCACGAGCGCTTCACCACGCTGCCGGAGACGAACGACAGGATCCTCTCGACCGTCGTCACCGCGAACTGGGAGTACAACACCACCGGGGCGGACTTCTCCGGCGTCTGGCGCGGGGTCAGAGAGCAGATCCTCGCTACGCTCACCGACCACTACAGCCCCTCGGTCCAGAACACCCTCTACCGCATGGGCGAGGCGGTGCTGGAGCGATTCCCGGAGATAGAGCGCATCCACTTCTCGCTCCCCAACCGCCACCACATCCTCTACGATCTCGGGCGCTTCGGGATCGAGAACGAGGGCGTCATCTTCCACGCCGACGCCGAGCCCTACGGCCTGATCGAAGGCACCGTGGAGAGGTCCTCTTGA
- the uraH gene encoding hydroxyisourate hydrolase — MSGYLTTHVLDTARGRPARGLKVELFRLEGGAREHVKTLTTNADGRTDEPLLEPERFGRGTYEIVFHVGEYFGGAGFLGEVPVRFSVEEPEEHYHVPLLVSPYSYTTYRGS, encoded by the coding sequence TTGAGCGGCTACCTGACCACCCACGTCCTCGACACCGCCCGCGGCCGCCCGGCGCGGGGCCTCAAGGTGGAGCTCTTCCGCCTCGAGGGCGGAGCGCGGGAGCACGTGAAGACCCTCACGACCAACGCCGACGGGCGCACCGACGAGCCGCTCCTCGAGCCGGAGCGCTTCGGGCGCGGCACCTACGAGATCGTCTTCCACGTCGGGGAGTACTTCGGCGGGGCGGGCTTCCTGGGCGAGGTCCCGGTGCGCTTCTCGGTCGAGGAGCCGGAGGAGCACTACCACGTCCCCCTCCTCGTCTCCCCCTACTCGTACACCACCTACCGGGGGAGCTAG
- the allB gene encoding allantoinase AllB: protein MAAFDLIVRGGTVVRGDGCRVADVGVADGVVSAVGPELEGGAREEIDARGLLVLPGAIDAHVHFNEPGRTGWEGFASGTRALATGGTTLGVEMPLNAYPPTTDAEGFDLKLAAAKRAAFVDFALWGGIVPGKVDRMEELAERGVAGFKAFMSATGTPDFEAADDLTLYEGMREAARLGLPVLVHAENRRITDALSHRAASTLRTTMRDYLDSRPVIAELEAISRAILFASEVGCSLHVVHVSTGRGVALVAEARSRGVDVTCETCPHYLLLTDEDAERIGAAAKCAPPLRPREELESLWEEVLSGDVSFVTSDHSPCPPDMKAGEDMFRVWGGISGCQSLLAAILTEGHHRRGLSLERVAELLSGAVARRFGFTGKGGIGEGNDADLVLVDPGEDFTLREEDLQYRHPISPYVGMRFRGRVVRTLVRGRTVFAEGKVAPEPAGRFVRPQREKGER, encoded by the coding sequence TTGGCGGCCTTCGACCTCATCGTGCGCGGCGGGACGGTGGTGCGTGGTGACGGCTGCAGGGTGGCGGACGTCGGTGTTGCCGACGGCGTCGTCTCCGCCGTGGGCCCGGAGCTCGAGGGCGGTGCCCGCGAGGAGATAGACGCCCGGGGCCTCCTCGTCCTCCCCGGCGCGATCGACGCCCACGTCCACTTCAACGAGCCCGGGCGCACCGGCTGGGAGGGGTTTGCGAGCGGTACCCGCGCGCTCGCCACCGGGGGGACGACCCTCGGCGTGGAGATGCCGCTCAACGCCTACCCGCCCACGACCGACGCGGAGGGCTTCGACCTCAAGCTCGCCGCGGCGAAGAGGGCGGCCTTCGTGGACTTCGCGCTGTGGGGCGGGATCGTGCCGGGCAAGGTGGACCGGATGGAGGAGCTCGCCGAACGCGGGGTCGCCGGGTTCAAGGCGTTCATGTCCGCGACCGGCACCCCGGACTTCGAGGCCGCAGACGATCTCACCCTCTACGAGGGGATGCGCGAGGCCGCGCGTCTCGGACTTCCCGTCCTCGTCCACGCGGAGAACCGCCGGATCACCGACGCCCTCTCACACCGGGCCGCCTCGACTTTGCGCACCACGATGCGCGACTATCTGGACTCCCGGCCCGTAATAGCCGAGCTCGAGGCCATAAGCCGCGCCATCCTCTTCGCCTCCGAGGTTGGCTGCTCGCTGCACGTCGTCCACGTGAGCACTGGGCGCGGGGTCGCGCTCGTGGCCGAGGCCCGCTCGCGCGGGGTCGATGTCACCTGCGAGACCTGCCCGCACTACCTCCTCCTCACCGACGAGGACGCCGAGAGGATCGGGGCCGCCGCCAAGTGCGCCCCGCCGCTGCGCCCGCGTGAGGAGCTGGAGTCCCTGTGGGAGGAAGTGCTCTCGGGCGACGTCTCGTTTGTCACCTCCGACCACTCACCCTGCCCACCCGACATGAAGGCCGGGGAGGACATGTTCCGGGTGTGGGGTGGGATCTCCGGCTGCCAGTCGCTGCTCGCGGCGATTCTCACCGAGGGGCATCACCGGCGGGGACTCTCCCTCGAGAGGGTCGCGGAGCTGCTCTCCGGGGCGGTGGCCCGGCGCTTCGGGTTCACGGGGAAGGGCGGGATCGGGGAGGGGAACGACGCCGACCTCGTGCTCGTGGACCCCGGGGAGGATTTCACCCTGCGGGAGGAAGACCTCCAGTACCGGCACCCGATCAGCCCGTACGTCGGGATGCGCTTCCGGGGGCGGGTGGTGAGGACCCTCGTGCGCGGGAGGACCGTCTTCGCGGAGGGGAAGGTCGCCCCGGAGCCCGCGGGGAGGTTCGTGAGACCACAGAGAGAGAAAGGAGAGCGATGA